The nucleotide window AAGCAGCTTGATGAGGCAATTTCTGACCTTAAGGAACAGCTTGCTGATGCAAAAGAATATAATGATAAGATTAACGACCTTAATACCCGCGTAAATGAACTTAATAAACTGAGTTCTGATGTTAATTCAAGGATTAACTCTTTTGCCGGAGACAGGTCACGCATTAATGAACTGGATTCTAAGTTTTCAAAGCTCATGGCTATCAGTGATTCAATGGATGGTAAGATTCTTGATCTTAATGCTACAAGTGATAACCTTACGAACATGCAGGCAGAAGTCCGCAAGTTCCAGGAGACTCTTGCCGGTATTCAGACAAGATATGATCGTCTTGAAAACAAGGGTACCACGATAGATCATGTTGCAGAAAAAGTTGATGATTCCTTTGAGAACATTAAGTCGCTTGAGCAGCGTATTGAGGAATGCAGCCACCGTGCAGAACAGTTCCCTGTTACTATAGAGAAAGTTCAGAATGATATTGAAAAGATCATGAAAAGCAGCGGTAAGGTAAATGAAGCTATTGATAAGCTTGCTTCCCTTGATAAAGTTCTTGACGGTATTGATGCACGTTACAGAGCCTTTAATTCTGAAAAGGGTGCGGTTGCTGATGCGGAAGAAAAAATCCTGAGGGCTGCTTCTCAGACTCAGAAAGAAATGGATCTCTTGAAGCAGATTGCCCAGCGGGATGTCCAGAAGTCCGGCGAGGAAAAGGATTCTGATACACCTTCAGTTCGAAAGAATGTACGGGAACTTAGAAGACAGGGCTGGACGGAAGCTCAGATTGCAAAAAAATTAAACCTTACCAGAACAGAGGTAAGGCTTATTCTTCAGCTTGAAGACTAGAAATTATTTTTCAAGAAGGCAGGTGCAGTAAGCTTTTACTGCTTCTGCTTTTCCTACGCTGTCGAGTTTTTCGTTTGTTTTGGCTTTAACGAATACCCGGCAGCTTTCTGTTTTTAAAACATCTGCAATACTGTCTATTACTTTCTGACGCCATGGAAGAAACTTTGGAGTTTCCATTTCTATGACACAGTCAAGGTTTCCTAAAGTCCATCCCTGTTTCTGAATGTCTGACCATACTTTTTCGAGAAGCTTTGCAGAGTCGGCATCTTTCCATTGCGGATCTTCCGGAGGAAAGTAAGAACCTATATCTCCCATCCCTGAGGCTCCCAAAAGGGCATCTGTAATGGCATGAAGAAGTACGTCTCCGTCTGAATGTCCAAGTTCGCCTTTTGCTGAAGGAATTTCTACACCTCCCAGCATGAGTTTTCTTCCTTCTACAAGACGGTGCAGGTCAGTTCCAAGTCCAACTCTAATCATTCGTTTTTCCTTAAGGTCCCGGGGATAAGTTATTTTTATATTACAGGGATCTCCCTTTACGATCTGAACTTTTGAGTTTCCGGTCAGTTCAGGGTAGTTATCCCAGATTTCCGTATCGTCAGTAAACTCTTTTTTAAGTTCAGATGCTTTTTTATGACATTGCATTAAGGGCAGCAGCCTGAAGCCCTGAGGTGTCTGTATTGCCGTCAGGGAACTTCTTGTAAGGTGCCGGCTTATTTTATTATCTGCTGATATTTCTTTCTGGGTATCAACCGGGGTTATTCCGGGAGCAGCCGCATCATTTTCTTCAACGCCCTGTATTGTATCAAGGATAATCTGCTCCGTAACAAAAGGACGGGCTCCGTCATGGATGAGTACAATCGGGGACTGTGAAAGCTGTTTTTCTGAAAGATTTTCTTTTGCAGAAAGCAGGGCTTTGTAAACGGACTGCTGTCTTGTGGAACCGCCTTCCGTAAAAATAAGTTTTGTTGAATGTCTGTTTAACAGGATTTCCGTTTCGCAATCAGTAAACACGGCTTCTTCAGCCTGTTTTTCTTTCCCTTTCGGAACTGTAATTACTGCAATATCAAAAGCTGCGGATTTAAGAAATGCATTGAGGGCTTTTGCCAGCACAGTAGAATTACCTGCCGGCATATATTCTTTTTTTATACCGGTTCCCATTCTTGTGGAAGAACCGGCTGCCGTTACGACAAGAACAAGGGGAGAGGACAATCAATCATCCTCGTCTTCATCATCGTCATCTGAATCTCTTGAACTGTCGCGTTCATCTGCAAATTCATCCTCGTCATCTTCGTCTTCATCAGAATAGACAGGTTTTTTCTCGATTTTTGCACCAAGAGGTTCAAGTCTTGCATGAAGCATATCTTCTACTTCTTTTACAGAAATCTTCATTGCATCTGCAATTTCGTCTTCAAGAAGTTTTTTTGCATTGTCATATAATTTACGTTCAAGAATAGGAAGTTCCTTTACCTTTGAACGGTGATAAAGACAGCGTACGATTGACGCAATATCTTTTACTGTACCTTTTTTAAGGAGGTCAAGATTCATCTGGTAGCGGAGTTTCCAGTCAGACGTCGGGGTTTCGAAGTCTTCGCTGATAAGATCCAGTGCTTCCTGTGCTTCTTCGGCAGATACGATGGCACGGATACCCAATGCCGTAGCTTTTTCTGCCGGAACCATAACGATCATGTCTGAAACTTCAAGATAAATCTTGTAAAAATATACCTGTTCACCTTTGAAGTCACGCTTAAAAATTTCGGTGATTTTTCCTACACCCTGACTCGGGTAAACGACTTTTTGATTTAATGCGAACTCTGTCTTCGGTTTAGCCATAAGGAATAATATATCACTTTTAATAAAAAAAATCCACGCTTTATGAAAATAAAGCGTGGATTTTACTGCCCTGTGAACAGTTTTTTATTTTGCAGGGAAAAGTTTTTTGAAGTCAACAAGAACTTCTGCCGAATCGCGGGCACTGTCGATGTCTGTCATCTTATTCAGTTTGCGGTAAAAGTCGATCAGCGGTTCTGTTTCCTTGCGGTATACTTCAAGACGGTTAGTGATTGACTCAAGTTTGTCATCTTCACGGGTAAAGAGTTCTCCGCCACATTTGTCGCATTTGCCTTCAACCTTCGGAGGCATGAATTTTACGTTGTAGTTTGCCTTGCAGTTTTTGCATACGCGGCGGTTTGAGAGGCGTGCTATGATAAGGTCATTGTTTACTTCAAAATTTACAACTTTTACATCAATGCCGAGTTTTTCAAAAGCTTCTGCCTGTGGAATCGTGCGCGGGAATCCGTCAAGAATGAATCCTTTCTTGCAGTCATCTTTCTTAAGGCGGTCTTCTACGATTTCAAGAACAACGTCGTCGCTGACCAGTCCTCCGGCATCCATGATTGCCTTTACTTTTTTTCCAAGTTCAGTCTGGTTTTTAATGTTTTCGCGGAAGATGTCTCCTGTTGAAATCTGTGGAATTCCATATTCTTCTGCAACCTGAGATGCAAGGGTTCCTTTTCCGGCACCCGGTGGACCTAAAAAGATAAAGTTCATTTTTTATTAAATCTCCTATAAAAATACTCCGCATCAAGCGGTTATTCCTTATATTTTACCCCTATTTCTGTCTCTGTGCAATTAGAATGTATCCTGTGTTTTTTTGTGAAAAACCGGCGTAAAAAATTAAACTTTTACAGTAAGAAAGTTAACTTTTTTATCAGGAAAGGAGGAATAAAAAGTATTTCTATAAAAAAAATCAACTCAAAAACTTAAGAAATTGCATTCAAAATCACGGTTGCCGGGCTTACTATAAAGCCATAAATAAAAATGTCGAAAAAGGAGGAATTTTCGATGAAAAAATTGATGGCTCTGGCTATGGCACTTCTGTGTGCCGTAAGTTTTATGGGATGTAACAAGAACAAGAAAAGCGGCGGACTTATTAAAGTTGGTATCATTAATAACCCTCCGTCTGAATCAGGATATCGTGCAGCTAACGTTGCAGATTTTGCCAATGTATTTACAAAAGAAAATGGTTATGAAACAAAAACCTATTACAGTATAAAGAATGATGAACAGCTTACAGCTGCTTCTCAGTTCATTACTGACGGGGTTGACTATCTTCTTATTTCTGCTGCTGCTACTGACGGTTGGGAATCAGTTCTCAAACAGGCTGAACGTGCAGGAATCAAAGTATTCCTTTTTGACCGCATGCTTAATGTAAATGCAAAACTGTATGAAGCTGCAGTTGTTTCTGACATGGCAAATGAAGGTGAAACTGCTGTTGCATGGCTTAAGGCTCAGAAACTTCCTGAATATCGTGTAATCCATATCCAGGGTGCAATGGGATCTGATGCACAGATTGGACGTACAGGTGCCCTTGAAGCTGAATTTACTAAAGGAACAATGAAAAAAGTTGTTCAGCAGACAGCTACATGGGATGAAGCAGAAGCAAAGAAAATCGTTGAATCTGTAATTAACTCAGGTGACAAATTCAATGTAATTTATGCAGAGAATGACGGTATGGCAAAAGGTGCCGTTGCAGCTCTTGACGAAGCAGGAATCACTCACGGTGTAAACGGTGATGTAATCGTAATGGGATTTGACTGCAACAAGTGGGCTCTCCGCGAACTTCTTAAAGGCAACTGGAACTATGACGGTCAGTGCTCACCATTCCAGGCTGCAAAGATTGACGAAATGATTAAGAGCGGCAATGTTGCTGCAAAGAAAGTTATCAATCCTGAAAAAGGATTTGATGCAAAGACAATCACTCAGGCTGATATTGATACATACGGACTTGGAGATTAATCCGGTTCTGTATGCAAACCTGACGTGAAGGTTTGCGGCGTAAGGTGTGCGTTTTTTCTGCATATTTTACGCCGCTTTTTTTTTGAACCAGCTAAAAAAGGTGGAAATGAGAGTTATGGAAGATAATGTTATTCTGACAATGCGTGGAATCTGCAAGGAGTTTCCTGGTGTGCGTGCGCTGCATAACGTGGATTTTACTCTGCGCAGAGGTGAAATTCACGCTCTTATGGGGGAAAACGGAGCAGGAAAATCTACGCTGGTAAAAGTTCTTACCGGTGTTCATATAAAAGACTCAGGTCAGATTAAAATAGACGGATGTGAGGGTGAAGCTCAGATCCGTTCTCCTCAGGATGCACAGAATGCAGGTATCAGTACTGTGTATCAGGAAATTACTTTATGTCCTAATTTAACTGTAGCAGAAAATATGTTTATAGGACGCGGCAGATATCATTTTATTAACTGGCATGCACAGGAAAAAAAGGCAGATGAAATTCTCAGGCGCCTTAACATTCCTGCACGTGCGGCACAGCAGCTCGGTACCTGTTCCATTGCCGTTCAGCAGATGGTAGCAATTGCAAGAGCTGTAGACATGGACTGTAAGGTTCTTATTCTTGATGAACCTACATCATCCCTTGATGAACGTGAAGTTGAACTTTTATTTACTCTGATGCGTGATTTAAAGTCCCGCGGAGTAGGAATTATATTTATCACTCATTTTCTTGAACAGGTATATGAAGTCTGTGACAGAATTACTGTTTTAAGAAACGGTGAACTTGTTGGGGAATATGCTATTAAAGACATGCCGAGGGTAGAACTTATTTCTGCAATGCTCGGTAAGAGTCTTGATGATATTTCCCAGCTGAAAAACGAAAAGAAAAACACAAGTGCAAAGGACGATTACGTTTATGAGGCTGAAGGGCTTTCCAGTGCAGAAGGAGTAAAGCCTTTTGACTTTAAGATTGCACGGGGTGAAGTAAACGGCTTTACAGGTCTCCTCGGTTCCGGAAGAAGTGAAAGCGTACGTGCTGTTTTTGCAGCTGACAGAGTTACCGGCGGACGGGTAAAAATCGAAGGAAAAAATGTAAAGATCTTAAAGCCTAAGGATGCAATGAAAAACGGAATCGGTTATCTTCCGGAAGACAGAAAAGGAGACGGAATCATTCAGGATCTTTCTGTCAGGGAAAATATTATTCTGGCACTTCAGGTATTGCGCGGATTCTTTAAGCCGATATCGAAAGCAGAATCAGAGCGTATTGCTGATGAATATATTAAGCTTCTTGAAATAAAAACTGCATCTCAGGAAACACCTATCAAGTCCCTCTCCGGCGGAAACCAGCAGAAGGCAATTCTTGCAAGATGGCTTCTGACTAATCCTAAGTATCTTATTCTTGATGAACCGACACGCGGTATTGACGTCGGTACAAAAATTGAAATTCAGAAACAGGTTCTTAAGCTGGCAGAAAAAGGTGTAAGCGTAACGTTTATTTCTTCTGAAATTCAGGAAATGCTTACAGTATGTTCCCGTCTTATAGTAATGAAGGACAGAAACATTGTAGGTGAATTAACGGGAGATGAACTTACCCAGGATACAATCATGCGTACGATTGCAGGAGGAAGTGTAAAAAAATGACTTTAAAAACAAAAACTTCGGATATATTAAAAAAGGTTACCCAGTCTCAGCTTGCAATTCCGCTTTTTGCACTGCTTCTTCTGGTAATATTTAATCTTATAAGGGATCCTTCATTTTTTGCGATTACAATAAAGCAGAATAATATGGGAAACTCCGTTCTTTCCGGAAACCTTGTAAGTATTTTAAACGGTGCTTCTGAGCTTGTAATTCTTTCTATAGGAATGACACTCGTAACGGCAGCAACGAAAGGACAGGATATTTCTATCGGTGCCGTTGCGGCAATTGCAGGAAGTGTTTTTGTAAAAATACTCCGTTCAGGAACGATTACTCCGGGAATAATTATCGGCGGTCTTCTGCTTGCATGTATTGTTGCAATTCTGTTCTGCATGTTCAACGGTATACTCATTGCAAAGTTCGGCATTCAGCCTATGATTGCTTCCCTCATTCTGTATACTGCAGGACGACCGATTGCTTACTGGATTAATGGAGGAGCAACCCCTAACGTAGAAAGCCCCCTGTTGAATTATCTTGGCAGTTTTATACCGGGTATTGCAGTTCCTAGTCCTATACTTATTGTAATCTGTTTCATTGTCATTATGATGCTTCTGCTTAAGTTTACTACGTTACGTCTGTATCTTCAGGCAGTAGGTATTAATGAAAAGGCTGCAAAATTAAACGGTATCAGTCCGGTATTCATGAAGCTTATTGTCTTTGTTGTTCTTGGAATCTGTGTTGCAATTGCAGGCTCGATGAATGTCTGCCGTATAGGTCTTATCAATCACGAAACGATTCTCATTGATATTGAAATGGATGCCATTCTTGCCGTTGCAATAGGCGGAAACTCTCTGGGCGGCGGAAAATTCAGACTGGCAGGATCGATAATAGGTGCCTATATAATTCAGTCCCTTACTATTACTCTTTATGCAATGAAAGTTTCTTCTACTGCCGTAAAGGCTTACAAGGCTGCAGTAATAGTTGCAATTGTTGTTATAGGTTCTCCTGTTGTCAAGGAACTTTTTAAGAAACTTCGTGCACGCTGTTCGGCTGCAATGGCTTCAAAAGCAGTAAAGGAGGTTAAGTAGTCATGTCGTTTACTTCAAATATAAAGAATCTGTTTTCTAAAAAAGGAGAACGTCATCCGCTGTCAAATACGGCGCTGCTTCTGACGATTACCATATGTACTTTTGTAGTCATGTATGTTTTTGCCATGGCTGTATGGGGCGGAGGTTTTCTTAATCCTCAGCAGTTTTTTAACCTGTTCAATAATAATGCTTACCTTATAATCATTTCATGCGGACTTACAATTGTAATGATTACAGGAGGAATAGATATTTCTGTAGGCGGAAGCATTGCCCTGATTACCATGGCTTCTGTTGTCTTTATGGAAGATCATGGAGGCGGTGTATTTTCTTCTCTTCTTATTGCTCTTGGAATCGGTCTTGCCATAGGAGCCGTACAGGGATTCCTTGTTGCATACCTTAAGATTCAGCCTTTTATCGTTACTCTTGCAGGAATGTTTTTTACACGTGGAATGACGACTATTGTAAGTAAAGTTCCCCGAACTGCTACGAATGAGTTGTTTGTAAAGCTCAAGGATTTCTATCTTGATATTCCTTTCCTCGGTTCATATGCAAAGAACGGTAATTTTATTCCGGCATATGTTGAGCTGGGAGTTCTTATAATGATTGCCGTTGTTCTTGTATGCTGGTTCGTACTTAAGTGGACACGGTTCGGACGTAATCTTTATGCTGTGGGCGGTAACAGTGAAAGTGCCCTCATGCTGGGTATTAACGTAAAACGCACTCAGTTTTTTGCATATCTTATCTGCGGTCTTTTAGCAGGAATTGCAGGTTTTGTATATCTTCTTCATACAGGTGCAGGAAATGCTTCAAATGCAACGCAGGCAGAAATTCAGGCTATAGCTTCTTCGATTATCGGAGGAACCTTACTGTCCGGAGGTGTGGGCAGTATTATCGGAACTTTGTTTGGTGTAATGTCCCTTAAGACTATCAGCAACATTGTAGTTGCATCAGGCCTCAGGGAACCATACTGGCAGAGTATTACAACAGGTCTTATGCTGTGCTTCTTTATTCTCCTTCAAAGTGTCATACTTTCTTACAGAAAAAAGAAGCTGGGGTCCGCAGCATAAAAAATATTCAGCTTAGTGTAGCTTTATATTCACGGGGTGTAAGCCCCGTGTTTTTTTTGAATATGTAACTGAAGTAGTGCGGGTCACTGAATCCGCATTCATATGCGATGTCATAGCCTTTCATGTCTGTTTCCCGCATAAGTTTTTTTGCATTTTCTATGCGAACGTTTGTAAGGTATTCAATAAAAGTAGATTTGCATTCCTGTGAAAATATCGTGCTGAAGTGATTCGGACTCATTGCCACTGCCTGTGCAACCGTGGTAAGCGTTGTGTTCTGATCGGCATAATTTTCTTCGATATATTTTTTTGCCTTGAAAATAACGTCTGCATATTTTCCGGTTATTCTGGAGTTTCTGTATTCAAGGGCAAAATTAAGCAGGGTCTCGATATGATCCGTCAGGTTCTTTTCGTTAAGAACTGCCTCGTCTATAAAACTTCTCTGAAGGAGTTCCGGTTTCAGCTGTTTTATATCTCCCCCTAAGTTTTCTATAAGCTTTGAAACTTCAAATATAAGGTCTACAAGAAGATAGGAGGCAAACACTTTGAACTGGCCGGGATTTTTTCTTACAAGGGTCATGGATTCTTCTATGATTGCGTTTATGTCGTTCTTGCCTGCATACTTCAGCCTGTCTATAAAAGGATCCGTTTCTTTAAGCTCAAGTATCTGACTGTTTTCGGACTTAAGGTCTTCGGAACTTATTATCCTGTTTTCCTTTTCATGGGGCTGTGCTGCGAGAATTTTCTTTGCGTCTTCATAGGAATCTTTCAGTTCAAAAAGATGTTCGACAGTGATTCCTATTGCCGTGACACACATACAGTCTTCGTTCTTACTCGTAATATGAGAAATTGTTTCAGCGGTTCTATAGACGTTTTCGTCCAGTTCCTCCTGTGTGCTTCCTTTAAAAATACAGACCAGAAGATTTGAATGATGGAAAAACGATACGGCCTGTTCCCAGCTTGCAGAGTAGGAATTAAGAAGTGAACAGGTCTGCTGCTGATTCTGCTGGCTGCCGCTTTTGCTGTCTATACGGCTGATGATGACCTTGTACCATCTTGAAAGAAGGTTTATTCCCAGTTCCTGGCATTTTTCCATAACTGTATTCATGTCTGCGGAACCGTGAAGGAGATTATTCAGAAATTCTTTTTTTATAAGCGCTTCTTTGGATTTTAATTCTTCCTTCATTTTTGTTATGTCAGAAAACTGCCTGCGTTCCCTGTCAATTTCACCGGCTGCTTTTTTCAGTCCTGCAGTAATTTCTTCCGGCGTAAAAGGCTTAAGAATGTAATCCTGTATTCCGATTGAAATGGCTTTCTTTGCATAGTCAAATTCATCATGGCCGGAAAGAATTATTATTTTAATCCATGGCTGGGTCCGTTTTACTTCCTGTGCCAGCTGCAGACCGTCCATGAAAGGCATTTTTATGTCCGTTATAAGGATGTCAGGTTTTATTTCATGAATCATGGAAAGTGCGATTTCTCCGTCTCCTGCTTCTCCTGCAAAAGTAAAACCGTTTGCTTCCCAGTCAATTCTGGATCTTATTCCGTCAAGTACAATTGGTTCATCATCAACTATGAATACGCTATACATTTTCTTCTCCGGTTTGACATGGAATTATAAAGGAAATTTTTGAGCCTTTGTTTCTTTCTGATTGTATCATAAGTCCCTGAGTTTTATTTCCGTAATAAAGTTTGAGTTTTTTGTTTACGTTGTACATTCCGTAAACCGAGGAAAGTTTTTCTGTGTCTGAATCTGCGGCGTTAAGTTCATGACGTACTTCTGCAAGTCGTTCTTCTGAAAATCCTGCACCGTTATCTGCTACTTCAAAAAATATGGATGTTTTTTCCTCATCGTAAAACTTTACGGTAACAGAAAGTTCACCCCGGCCCCTCTTGTTTTTTATTCCGTGATAAATTGCATTTTCTACGAGAGGCTGAAGAATGAGTTTTACCATTTTAAAATTCATGAGGTCGGGATCAGATTTGATTTCGTAATTTAAAATGTCGGCATAACGTATTTTCTGAATCGTCAGATAATTTTTTATGTGATCCAGTTCCTGCTGGACTGTAATCCATTCGTGACCGCGGCTTAAAGAAATTCTCAGGAAGTCTGAAAAAGCCTTTGTTATCTTTACAACTTTATCAGTCTTTTCTTCTTCTGCAAGCCATACGATTGTATCGAAAGTGTTGTATAGAAAGTGAGGAGTTATCTGAGCCTGCAGAGCTTTCATTTCTGCTTTCTGAAAATTTTTCTGCTCTTCAACATTTTTCTTCATGAGCAGGTCTATCTGTTCTGTCATTGTGTTCAGGTTTACTGCCAGTTTATCCAGTTCTTCAACATTGGGAATTTCAACTTTTGCAGTCAGTTCTCCGCCGGCAACTTTAGTAGAAAGTCTTTCCATGTCGGCGATTGGTTTTTGAATTGCACCTGATACTGTAAAGTAGCTTTTGATTGATATGCAGATTGCT belongs to Treponema rectale and includes:
- the ispF gene encoding 2-C-methyl-D-erythritol 2,4-cyclodiphosphate synthase; translation: MSSPLVLVVTAAGSSTRMGTGIKKEYMPAGNSTVLAKALNAFLKSAAFDIAVITVPKGKEKQAEEAVFTDCETEILLNRHSTKLIFTEGGSTRQQSVYKALLSAKENLSEKQLSQSPIVLIHDGARPFVTEQIILDTIQGVEENDAAAPGITPVDTQKEISADNKISRHLTRSSLTAIQTPQGFRLLPLMQCHKKASELKKEFTDDTEIWDNYPELTGNSKVQIVKGDPCNIKITYPRDLKEKRMIRVGLGTDLHRLVEGRKLMLGGVEIPSAKGELGHSDGDVLLHAITDALLGASGMGDIGSYFPPEDPQWKDADSAKLLEKVWSDIQKQGWTLGNLDCVIEMETPKFLPWRQKVIDSIADVLKTESCRVFVKAKTNEKLDSVGKAEAVKAYCTCLLEK
- a CDS encoding CarD family transcriptional regulator; its protein translation is MAKPKTEFALNQKVVYPSQGVGKITEIFKRDFKGEQVYFYKIYLEVSDMIVMVPAEKATALGIRAIVSAEEAQEALDLISEDFETPTSDWKLRYQMNLDLLKKGTVKDIASIVRCLYHRSKVKELPILERKLYDNAKKLLEDEIADAMKISVKEVEDMLHARLEPLGAKIEKKPVYSDEDEDDEDEFADERDSSRDSDDDDEDEDD
- a CDS encoding adenylate kinase — protein: MNFIFLGPPGAGKGTLASQVAEEYGIPQISTGDIFRENIKNQTELGKKVKAIMDAGGLVSDDVVLEIVEDRLKKDDCKKGFILDGFPRTIPQAEAFEKLGIDVKVVNFEVNNDLIIARLSNRRVCKNCKANYNVKFMPPKVEGKCDKCGGELFTREDDKLESITNRLEVYRKETEPLIDFYRKLNKMTDIDSARDSAEVLVDFKKLFPAK
- a CDS encoding substrate-binding domain-containing protein; translated protein: MKKLMALAMALLCAVSFMGCNKNKKSGGLIKVGIINNPPSESGYRAANVADFANVFTKENGYETKTYYSIKNDEQLTAASQFITDGVDYLLISAAATDGWESVLKQAERAGIKVFLFDRMLNVNAKLYEAAVVSDMANEGETAVAWLKAQKLPEYRVIHIQGAMGSDAQIGRTGALEAEFTKGTMKKVVQQTATWDEAEAKKIVESVINSGDKFNVIYAENDGMAKGAVAALDEAGITHGVNGDVIVMGFDCNKWALRELLKGNWNYDGQCSPFQAAKIDEMIKSGNVAAKKVINPEKGFDAKTITQADIDTYGLGD
- a CDS encoding sugar ABC transporter ATP-binding protein; amino-acid sequence: MEDNVILTMRGICKEFPGVRALHNVDFTLRRGEIHALMGENGAGKSTLVKVLTGVHIKDSGQIKIDGCEGEAQIRSPQDAQNAGISTVYQEITLCPNLTVAENMFIGRGRYHFINWHAQEKKADEILRRLNIPARAAQQLGTCSIAVQQMVAIARAVDMDCKVLILDEPTSSLDEREVELLFTLMRDLKSRGVGIIFITHFLEQVYEVCDRITVLRNGELVGEYAIKDMPRVELISAMLGKSLDDISQLKNEKKNTSAKDDYVYEAEGLSSAEGVKPFDFKIARGEVNGFTGLLGSGRSESVRAVFAADRVTGGRVKIEGKNVKILKPKDAMKNGIGYLPEDRKGDGIIQDLSVRENIILALQVLRGFFKPISKAESERIADEYIKLLEIKTASQETPIKSLSGGNQQKAILARWLLTNPKYLILDEPTRGIDVGTKIEIQKQVLKLAEKGVSVTFISSEIQEMLTVCSRLIVMKDRNIVGELTGDELTQDTIMRTIAGGSVKK
- a CDS encoding ABC transporter permease codes for the protein MTLKTKTSDILKKVTQSQLAIPLFALLLLVIFNLIRDPSFFAITIKQNNMGNSVLSGNLVSILNGASELVILSIGMTLVTAATKGQDISIGAVAAIAGSVFVKILRSGTITPGIIIGGLLLACIVAILFCMFNGILIAKFGIQPMIASLILYTAGRPIAYWINGGATPNVESPLLNYLGSFIPGIAVPSPILIVICFIVIMMLLLKFTTLRLYLQAVGINEKAAKLNGISPVFMKLIVFVVLGICVAIAGSMNVCRIGLINHETILIDIEMDAILAVAIGGNSLGGGKFRLAGSIIGAYIIQSLTITLYAMKVSSTAVKAYKAAVIVAIVVIGSPVVKELFKKLRARCSAAMASKAVKEVK
- a CDS encoding ABC transporter permease, translating into MSFTSNIKNLFSKKGERHPLSNTALLLTITICTFVVMYVFAMAVWGGGFLNPQQFFNLFNNNAYLIIISCGLTIVMITGGIDISVGGSIALITMASVVFMEDHGGGVFSSLLIALGIGLAIGAVQGFLVAYLKIQPFIVTLAGMFFTRGMTTIVSKVPRTATNELFVKLKDFYLDIPFLGSYAKNGNFIPAYVELGVLIMIAVVLVCWFVLKWTRFGRNLYAVGGNSESALMLGINVKRTQFFAYLICGLLAGIAGFVYLLHTGAGNASNATQAEIQAIASSIIGGTLLSGGVGSIIGTLFGVMSLKTISNIVVASGLREPYWQSITTGLMLCFFILLQSVILSYRKKKLGSAA
- a CDS encoding response regulator, with translation MYSVFIVDDEPIVLDGIRSRIDWEANGFTFAGEAGDGEIALSMIHEIKPDILITDIKMPFMDGLQLAQEVKRTQPWIKIIILSGHDEFDYAKKAISIGIQDYILKPFTPEEITAGLKKAAGEIDRERRQFSDITKMKEELKSKEALIKKEFLNNLLHGSADMNTVMEKCQELGINLLSRWYKVIISRIDSKSGSQQNQQQTCSLLNSYSASWEQAVSFFHHSNLLVCIFKGSTQEELDENVYRTAETISHITSKNEDCMCVTAIGITVEHLFELKDSYEDAKKILAAQPHEKENRIISSEDLKSENSQILELKETDPFIDRLKYAGKNDINAIIEESMTLVRKNPGQFKVFASYLLVDLIFEVSKLIENLGGDIKQLKPELLQRSFIDEAVLNEKNLTDHIETLLNFALEYRNSRITGKYADVIFKAKKYIEENYADQNTTLTTVAQAVAMSPNHFSTIFSQECKSTFIEYLTNVRIENAKKLMRETDMKGYDIAYECGFSDPHYFSYIFKKNTGLTPREYKATLS
- a CDS encoding sensor histidine kinase, whose product is MKKRILKRTLQLSYLVLVFIMAIPSVYSIIVSQIHTHRYSRIISNVSLANRIINTAKIEIPNELWEIICGKKKFDYGMQYIMMNEIAEGINQMLPECQCSESEEKLLIAQRAQATLLRNINNLSSKMKAGSTVQENEHALDDIRTITALFSDIMQEFIVTEIESGNKTNISFRNSSVILSIIQILITISAICISIKSYFTVSGAIQKPIADMERLSTKVAGGELTAKVEIPNVEELDKLAVNLNTMTEQIDLLMKKNVEEQKNFQKAEMKALQAQITPHFLYNTFDTIVWLAEEEKTDKVVKITKAFSDFLRISLSRGHEWITVQQELDHIKNYLTIQKIRYADILNYEIKSDPDLMNFKMVKLILQPLVENAIYHGIKNKRGRGELSVTVKFYDEEKTSIFFEVADNGAGFSEERLAEVRHELNAADSDTEKLSSVYGMYNVNKKLKLYYGNKTQGLMIQSERNKGSKISFIIPCQTGEENV